The window TATTATTATTTCTTTGAAAAGCGTTGATTCCCTTTATCCATTTATTAACAATAATTTTTCCATTAAAAATACTTTTAGATTTTTCCAATAAAATATTTTTGTATAACTGATAACTATCAGAATCTGAATATAAATGATCCATCAACGTATGATTATCTACAAATTGTTTTCCTGATAAAATAGAAATTCCATATAAATAAGAAGAAGTATTTTTTCCAATAGAATAAAATTTTAAATTATTTTTAATAAAATTTCCTTGAAAAGAAAAAGTATAAACGGAACTTCTGCTATTTTCTTTTTGTTTAAAAAATGTATTATCTATTATAGAAGTTTCTACCAAATCGTCTTGTACTTTATAATAATCAATTTTACTGTGATTAGAAATATAAATTTCACTAACAGAATTGATAAAAGCTAAATGTTTTTTTAAACATTTATGATGTTCAATAATTTGAACATAAGAATGTTTTCCTACTATAACTAAATTCCTTGTGTTCAACATTACCTTAGATTTTATACCGGTAGAAATATGCAAAATTTCTATAGGATTTTCTATAATCATATTATTAGGTATATAAATATAGACCCCATCTTTTGAAAAAAGAGTATTTAAAGTATAAAAAGCATCATATTGATATGATAATTTCCCATAGTAATTTTTAATTTTATTCTCTTTTTGTGAAGCTATATTGGATAAAATAAAATCTTTTCTACCTACACCTACATTTACATTAGAAAGAGAAGAATTATATTTTCCATCTATAAAAATGAAAATAAAAGATTCTTTTTTTTTTAAAATGAACTCTTTAATTTTGTTATATTCTATTGTTTCTTTTTCTTCTTCTTCAAAAATAAGATGATAATCTTGATTAATGATAGAGGTAATATCCGTATTTTTCCATTCTTCTGCAACATAAGAAGAAAATCCTTTTTTTTTAAAAAAATCAATATGTTTTTTTTGCAAAAAATATAGATAAGAATCTTTTTCTCTTATAAAAGAAGATTTTTTATCTGATATCAATAAAATTATTTTTTCTTTTAATTGCATATATTTATCATGAACAATCTTTTTTCACTTGATTATTTTTAATAATCCAATCATATC of the Blattabacterium cuenoti genome contains:
- the sufD gene encoding Fe-S cluster assembly protein SufD; this translates as MQLKEKIILLISDKKSSFIREKDSYLYFLQKKHIDFFKKKGFSSYVAEEWKNTDITSIINQDYHLIFEEEEKETIEYNKIKEFILKKKESFIFIFIDGKYNSSLSNVNVGVGRKDFILSNIASQKENKIKNYYGKLSYQYDAFYTLNTLFSKDGVYIYIPNNMIIENPIEILHISTGIKSKVMLNTRNLVIVGKHSYVQIIEHHKCLKKHLAFINSVSEIYISNHSKIDYYKVQDDLVETSIIDNTFFKQKENSRSSVYTFSFQGNFIKNNLKFYSIGKNTSSYLYGISILSGKQFVDNHTLMDHLYSDSDSYQLYKNILLEKSKSIFNGKIIVNKWIKGINAFQRNNNIILSDEACIYAKPQLEIYSEDVKCSHGCTVGNIQESELFYLQSRGISEKHGKILLLLSFLEEILKPIPIFELKKFIYKKMNLKLDKYL